The genomic region CGCGCCTTCGACCGTCTGCCGCGCATCCTGCTCGCCGCGCTGCGTTCGCCGCCGGTGGGCATCATGGTGGCTCGCGGTGATCTTGCGGTGGAGATGGGTTTCGAACGGCTCGCCGAGGTGCAGGAGGAGATCCTGTGGATGTGCGAGGCGGCGCACGTGCCGGTGATCTGGGCGACCCAGGTCCTCGAGGGACTCGCCAAGACGGGTGCACCGTCGCGCGCGGAGGTGACTGATGCGGCGATGAGCGGCCGGGCCGAGTGCGTGATGCTCAACAAGGGGCCTTATATCATCGACGCGACACGGTTCCTCGGCGCAGTTCTCGACCGCATGGCGTTTCACCAGTCGAAGAAGTCGTCCACGCTGCGCCAGCTGTCGGTCTCACAGATGACCTGACCCCGTCGCGATCCCGTCCACTGGGCACCGACCGCTTAGTGGGCTCCGGGTGTTCCCCGGAGCCCGATGCCGATTATCGAAGGCCCATGCAGTTCGCGTAGTAGGTCACCGTCGCCGGCCAGTCGGAGAAGATCCCAAGTATCTTCACCTCGCGGGCCAGTACGTCCAGTGCCAGGTACATGTCGCTGTCATTCTGCACGGCGATCCCTTGCGGATCGAACTGATAATACCAACCACCCTTGGCCGCCCCTTGGCGCAGGTCAGCGCGTTCGAAGGTCCAGGTGATGATCTCCAGGCCGGCCCGCTTGATGTCCCTGGCGTAGCGCGACGGCACTATCCTGCCATTGTCGGTCACCGACAACAGGGCCCACATCGGTGGCGCAAAGATGCGGATACCCTGTCTGCGCAGGTCCTTCAGTTCATCGAAGCTCAGCCGCTCGATCGCCGGGTTGGCTGTGGGGTCGATGCTGTCCAGAAACACTGCCTGTCGGCCGAAGCGCGGGTTGTTCTGAATCCAATACAGCACGTCGTCCTTGTTGAACGACTGCACCCAGGCATCGCGCGGATGCACACCACCGTCGATCAATTCGTCGACGAAGCGCTGCGCATAGGCCTCCTGGCTACCGAAGATCGCGTCGATGCGATCCTGGTGCTCGGCACCCTTCAGCTCGGGGGTATGCTTGACGCCCAGTGCCTGGTTCAATGCGATGCTCTCGCGGAACGACAACACCTGTGCACGCCCGGTGTACAGATTGGTACGCCAGTCCGCAGTTCCGCCGAGATAACCCTCGGCGCTCGCGGCGCCAGGATTGCTCGCATCCATCTTCGCCTGCAGTGTCTTGAATTCGTCCAGCGTCAGATCGCTGGTGCAGCACTTCGGCGGCGGCGACTGACCGGGCCCGGTCCATGGCACGGTACATTTGGCATTGAGTGCGGTTGTGACAATGTCCGTCGTGGTGTGTAGATCGCACTCACTGTGACGACAGACCAGTTCGCCGTCGGCGGTGAAGCTGACGTCGCATTCGACAAGGCCCGCGCCCATGCGCGCGCCGGCACGGTAGGAAACGTCTGAGTGTTCTGGAAACTGCATCGCCGCACCACGGTGGGCGATTGAGAAGTCCGTGCGATAGAAGGGACCGTCCTGGCATTGCATCAGCCGATCCTTCAGGCGTCCCTCGCCCAACCCTTCGACCAGGTAGTATGGACGCGGGCCGAGTTGCACCGCCTGATCAGCGTCACCCGAGTCATGCCAACCGCCGCCATGGCCGCCGCGGTCATCGGCGCCGCCACCGGCGTTGGTGTGGCCGGCCGTCACCGCCAACCCCAACGCCATCACCGCGAAGAAGCCCTTGTTACTCTTCATCCAGTCATCCCCTTTGTACGAGTCAGTTCGATGCCGTAGCGCATCGCCCCGGGAGTCTGGATGCCGATTGTTTAGTTCCAATGGCGGATTCTTTGCCCTGCCGTGAACGCCAGGCACTGGTACTTCAGTTGGCCGGATACCGACCTCGTGAGGCGTCGTGAAAGCGGACGAGAAAACGGTGACCCGCTCAATCCTTCTTGTTGAGCAGTCCCTCGAGGTCTGCAAACGGCCGGTAACGGGTCTCAGAGGCATTCTTCGCACCGGAACCCGCGTTGCTGCCTGTCTTCATTGCCGCCATGTGTTCTTCGTACTTCTGATGCTCGTTGTCGTGGCAATAGAGGCACAGCAGCTCCCAGTTGCTGCCGTCGGGAGGATTGTTGTCGTGATCCATGTCCTTGTGATGGACCGTCAACTCCTGCAGGTTGGTGCGGGTGAACGTGCGTCCGCAGCGGCCACACACCCAGGGAAACAGCTTTAGCGCCTGCTCACGGTAACCGCTCGCGCGTTCGTCGCTGGCGCGTCGCGCATCGGCGACGACCCGGTCGAGCTTGTCGGTATCGATGGCGCGGCCGGTACGGCCATGCCTGGGCGGGTCTTGGGCCATGGATCGTTACTCCCGGATTGACGGCGTCGGTTGAGCCCGGCCGCCGGACAAGGAGATTCTAGGCCGCGATGGGGTCATGGGCCACCATCGCAAAGGTCTGTCCGCGCCCGTGTTACGGGTGCCGGACAAGGCAATTCGGAAAGATCTGCATTCAGGCTCGGCCCGGGACGCCGGATCGAACGTCGATGGCACCGGCCGTTCGCAGGCCAGCGGTTCCTGTTCAGGTTTGGACCGCTTCGCTTAGAGAAGTCGTTCGACGACGACGAATGCGAGCAGCGCGAAGACGATCACCGGAAAGACGACACTGCAGACGCCCGCAATCGTCTGCGCGACGGTGACCCAAAGGGGCTGTGTTTCCCAGTCGTCGCGGATCTCCCGCCGGTATCCGCGGTCGAACAGGTATTGCCAACCCGCAACGAGGTTGATCGGTGGCCTGGGGGCAAGCAGCATGGTGATACCTCCATAGCATGGAGTACGGACATGCCTGCAGTACGGACCTGTATTCTTTCAGTGTGATGACGCAATTGTTGCACTCAGGTTGCAATCGCCAGGACGCACAGGCAATCGATGCGGTGCGCGGCGGCTGGGCTCAGGTGCGCACCAGACGCATCTTCTTGAGTTTTTTCCCTTTCGCCAGGTGGTTCACCAGTCTGCGCAGCGGTTCGACGGGGTACTTCAATGGCCACATGTGCTTGCCGATACGGGCGAATGCACCGACCCAGGCATCGTTGGCGCTGTACAGCACGTGGTGATTGTCGGTACCGCCGACGTTGAGCCAGTAGGTATTCTTCTGGTCCATCGGGGTATGGCCGACGATGAATGGGGTTTCGGGCGGCAGGCCCAGGGCCTTGCGGAAGCGTTTCACATCACCCTTGGTGTAGCCACCGGGCCGGTTGCGCCGCTGCATGCGGTTGCGGGTCATCTCCTGGGCGAGTTCCGGATGCTGATGGATGTCGATCAACATCTCGCGCGTCACCTTGTTACCGGGCGGCGCCGCGTGGACGGCGCAGAAATCGGGTGAGGCGACCACATAGGGCAACAGGTCGTAGAAGCGCTGCATCGCGTTCCGGTACTCCTTGCCACGTGCCTCCCGCAAGGCGCGTTTCCACAGCAGCCCCTGGGGCACCCCGCCCTTGCCGACGTCTTCGGCGAAGCTGTCATGGTTGCCGCGAATGAAAAAGAACCGCTCGGGGAATCGCAGCTTGAGGCGGAATATCAGATCCATGATGAGTATCGAACCGTTCATCTTGTCTAGCGACTTGCTGCGTTCGGAATGCACGGCGTCGCCGATGATCACCAGGCAGGCCTCGCCGCGCTCCAGCGCACGCAGGAACCCGTTGTGGCTGAGAATCACCAGCAGATTGTCGATCTGCGCATGCAGGTCCGCCACGATGATCGGGGTCAGCTCCGCCGGCAGTTCCAACAGGCCTCCCGGAAGACCGCGACTGTCGCGCGGACGGAAGGCCTCCTGTTCCATCAACTGATTCACCTGGTTGATCAGCGTGAGTGCCTCGGCCTTGCGCAGCGGCTTCAGCGCGCCGCCGTAGATCTCCACGAGGTGCTGCAGGCACGCGAGCCGCTCGCTCTTTTCCTCGTTCAGCATCGGCGAGATGCAGGTGCCAACCGAGGTCTTGTCCTTGAAGACCACCGCGTCGCCATCATGCACCAGGCGCAGATGCTCCCGCTCCACGTCGTCGGTGTAGTCGAACAAGGCCAGCTGATTGATATCGTCGCGCCCAAGGGTGATCTTCTGCCCGGGTTCCAGGCGCAGGAATCCGCCGATCCCCGGGCCGGAATGATCCGGATCCTCGAGCAGGAAATTGGGAGGGCCGGCCTCCTTGTCGGAGGCCACGAGAGGATACTCCGGATACAGGTGCAAACGTTTGCCGTTGCTGCCGCCCATCTTCAGCTCGATCGGGAATCCCTCGTACGGGACACGCACGCTGTCGTCCACCAGTCGATAGGCCTTGCGCAGTTTCAGCAGGCGGCAACGTGCCAGGCCCGAAAACGCCCGTCGAATGCGCTTGAGCAGAGCGGGTTTGACTTCGGGCGATGGCTTATCCATCGGTGAGCTCCGTATTCACGATGCAGGCGGGAGGACTACCGATGCCCTCCCTGATATAGACCCGAACGCCGCTACGGCACAAGTGCTGTGCGGTCTGGCGGAACACCTCCAACTGCGCCTCCACCAGTTCCAGACTCAGATTGCGGTCGACCGGGTGGCTGCCATGACGCGCGCGTCGACTGCGTTGTTCAAACAGTACCTCGGCCGGCGGGAGCAGGAACTCAAAGACGTAGCGCTGCCGCCAGTTGACCGAAAGGAAATGCCGCTTGGGCGGCGGTATCAGGATCCTCGAAAGCTCCAACTCGGGATGCGGACTCGCCTGCAGCCATTCGGGGTCGATGACCGCCAGCGCTTTCTTGTATCCCACGAACGGGAAACCCAGATGGATCTCGCGTGGACGGAACGCCAGCGCCTGGTCGGTCCACCACCGCGGCCGACTGAGGTCGAGATAGCCCTCCTCGGACCACCCGCCCAGCTTTCGGATCAGGGTGCTCTTGCCCGCGCCTGGAGGTCCGGTGACCAACACGTGGCCGAACTTCACGTCCAGGGGGAACGGCAGCCCCTTCATGTAGTGCAGTTCCGTACATATCCTTGTGACACATTCGTGCATGGGGGCTTAGGGGCACCGGCGGAGACCGGCCAAATACTTCCTGGTTACGAAGGGGCCGGGATCCGCGGCAGCGGGTCCCGGGTTCCCCCGAAGGCTAGCCGAAAATGCCCTTGAACACGTAGAAGAATATCGCGGCCAGGATGCCGCCGGCCGGCAGTGTCACGACCCAGGAGATCACGATGTTGCCGATCACCCGCAGGTCGAGGGCCCCCAGCCCGCGTGCCAGCCCGACGCCCATCACCGCACCCACGGCGATGTGAGTGGTCGATACCGGCAGGCCTGTCTTGGAGGCCAGCACCACGGTGGTCGCAGCCGCCAGCGTCGCGCAGTAGCCGCGGGTCGGCGTCAGCTCCGTGATCTTGGTGCCGATGGTCTGCATCACCTTCCAGCCCATGGTGGCCAGACCGACCACGATGCCGGCACCGCCGAGGATCAGTATCCAGATCGGCAATGAGGCCTTCTGACCGACCTCGCCACCGCTTTGCACGATCGAGACCACCGCGGCCAGCGGCCCGATGCCGTTCGCGACATCGTTGGAGCCGTGAGCGAACGCCATCGCACAGGCGGTGAAAATCATCATCGGCACGAAGGCCTTTTCGACGCTGGCATAATGGAACTCGCGTTCCGCCATCTCGTCCACCTTGACGCGGTTGATCATCATCCTGCCGATCGCGGCAACGATCAGGCCGAAGACCACGGCGATGATGAAGCTTTCACCCATCGAAAATTCCAGCTTCAGGTGCTTCAGCCCCTTGAACAGCGTGACAAGGCTGACGACGAAACCAACCAGGAACACGTAGAAGGGACCGTAGGTCTTTGCCTTGGCGAACGGGTTTTCCGCATTCAGGATCAGCTTGCGGATACTCATCATCAACACCAGCGCAATGACGCCACCGAGCAACGGTGAGACCACCCAGCTGGCGACGATCTGGCCGATTTTTCCCCACTGTACGGCATCCATGCCGATGCCGGCGATCGCGAACCCGACGATCGCACCCACGATCGAGTGCGTCGTGGACACCGGCCAGCCGCGGTAGGACGCAATCATCAGCCAGATGGCCGCTGCCAGCAGCGAGGCCAGCATTCCGTACACCAGCAATTCCGGCGAGCCGGTAATCGCCGAGGGATCGATGATGCCTTTTCGGATCGTCTTGGTCACGCTGCCGCCGGCGATGAAGGCACCGGCGAATTCAAAAACGGCGGCGATGATGATCGCCTGCTTCACCGTGATGGCGCCGGAGCCCACCGAGGTGCCCATCGCGTTGGCGACATCGTTTGCGCCGATCCCCCAGGTCATGTAGAGACCGAAGATCACCGCCATGACCATGAAGATCATGCCGTATTCGGAGATGGTTTCCATAACTGTTACCTAGCCTTGTTTTTAGCACCCGCTGTGCGCGGGAGATGCGGGATGGTCTGCGGCATTCTCGAAGACACGGCCGACACTCAGCGTGCGATCAGCAATCGCAGCCGGTCGCCGACCTTTTCGGCATAGTCGGCCAGGTCGCCGATCCATTGGATCAGCTGGTACCAGAACATCACCGACACCGCTGACATGCTGTCTTCCTGTGCGAACAGGCTGCGAGCCAGCTGCATGCCCATCTCGTCGGTTTCGTCCTCGATCTTGTTGAGGTCGGCCACCATCTCTTCGACCTGGCTCGCCTCGCGTCCCCTGAACCCCATCTCCACCAGTTCGTCGAGCTCTTCGATGATCTTGCCCGCGTGGTTGCAGGTGTCGACGCAGCGGTTGACCAGCGCCATCAATGGTTCCGCCATGCCCGGCGGCACCTCAAACCTGCGCTCGGTCAGCAGGCCGGCGATGTCCTGGGCGGTATCGGCGATCGAATCCTGCATTGCGAGCACGTCGAGCAGGTCGCGTCGATCGACAGGCATCAGCAGGCTCTTGGGGAGATGCCCACGCAGCTGGTTCTTGATCTCGTCGGCGGCCTGTTCCTTATCGAAGATCACCGCCTTCTGGGCCTCGAGTTTCGCCCGATCGCCGTCCAGCAGCGCCTGGAAAAGCGCCGGTACCTCGGCCACGCATTCGACCACCACGCGCATGTGCGCCTGTATCGGCCGAAAAGGAGAGCGGCCGAAAAGGGCTGCAAACGGATTGGTCGACTTCATGCTGTTCATCCTCCCGGGGGAAACCGAAGTTGAATATCTCCACCGCCCACACCGAATGGCGGGACGTGACAACAATCTGCTCTTCGAAATCTTCGCTTCGAATCGTGCTTCTATTTAAAAAAATGATCCCTCACGGGCCGTTAGGCAAGGCGCGCCGAGGCATCATTCGGCGTTTTTGTCATATTTCCGCAACTTTTCTGACATCGAACAAATTCGGTCCCTCGAGCACCGAAATACCGGTCCGGCCGCATGCAAGACGAGTGCCTCATTTTCGGACGTTTCGTGGAGAAGTCGCCGAGAAGACGCGAGGTCGGAATACCGCGATCGAAGGCGGTGTCGTCACACGGCCCCGCCGTTGGTGTCCGGGGGACACCAAGACCCGCCGCGCGACCAGCGCAGTCGGTAGTCAGTAGTTCGCAAACAGCCGGTTGAGCCGGGTGCCCAGGCGCTCGAGCGTGGCCAGCAGGTGGTCATACTGGACCTTGTCCCGTGTAAACCCGGACCGGCCATCGACGCCCGTATCGCGGTAGGCCGACTCGTCCTGTCGAAGGTTCGTGAAGATCAGGTCGAGCCCGGCGATCGCCTGGCCCAATGCCTCCGCGTAGTCGGACAGCACCTGTTGCAACTCCCGGTCCCGGCCTTTCGTTGCTTCGTTGCGCGTCATGTCTTTGATCTGGAGCTTGAGCGTGACGAGTTCGTCCTGCAGTCCTTTCAATGACTGCGAGAACTCACCGTAGGCACGCTGGCGATGTCCGCGCAGTGCATCGATGATCAGTCGGAACGACGCAGCGCCGAACAGGGCATTGTGGATCGCGTGATAACGATGATGCACATCAGCCACCGCACACCCGATGTCAACGATGCCAGACACGTCTCAAGGTCCTTTCGGGTCTCTGCGCAGATGCGTTCGGTATTGGATCTTCAACCAGATCCCCACGACCAGCAGGCCGAGGGCGATCGAAACCAGGATAGGGTCCAGCCTGCCGTCAATGAAGAACACGATCGCGAGGACGGCCACGCTGACCCAGAACGCCATCACCGCCGCCACCCATCGCGTCTTCAGACTATTCCTTGCCCGCGTCCAGTCTGCCGACACGTCAGCATCGTTCTGTTTCATGCCATCCTCAATATCGCCGGGCGGGTGCGGGAGCCGGGAAACGGGACACCAATCAGGCCGTTCAACGTGACCTGCCGCTGCGGATCGGTTGTCGGAGGGCCGATATGCGGCCGGAATCCGCTACTTCAGCTCCTTGAGCGCCTTCAGGCCTTTCTTACGCTGTGCGCGAATGACCGCAAGATGCTTGCGTATCTTTTCCTTGTCACTTTTGTTCTTTTCCGCCTCGAGCTTGTGTACCAGTTTGCGCTTGCGCTTCTTCAGCTTCTGCAGGATGTCTTTGAGGGACTTCTTCTTGTCTCGGCGCTTCATCTTTTCCGCGCTGAGTATCTCCTCGGCCTTTTTCAACAGCTTGGGCGTTTTCATAAGATATCGAGTCCCGCATTCATGAATCGTGGTGTTCCAGCTCGGATCTCAACTCCTCGATCTCGTCTTCGGTGAGGGCCAGCTCCCGCTCGACTTCCCTCATCGAGGCATCTCCGGTGGCAAACAGCACTTCACCCATCTGTACCAGGTTCTTGGCGACATCGTAGGCATAGGTGGCGTCGTTCATCAATGAAGTCGCCATGGGGGCGGTGATCTTGTTGTCCCGAATGAGTTCTTCGAGGACGCCATTGCGTGTGCTGTCCTGGTCTTCCATTTCCACCTTGAGCGTGTCGAATGACAGCACTGCCAGGGGATCCTCGGTATGCGCACGCACCTCGGCCAGATGACGCAGGACCTCGCCCAGCTGTATACGAATCTTGTTGTATTCGTCGCGAATGGCCGCGTTGTCCGACGCGACGTATCGCGCCAGGTTCTTGTGCATGTGCTTGGTGTCCTTTATCGCTTCGACCATGTCACGGCCGGCGGCGCGCAAAGCGAACAGCGTATTGGACTGCTCTTCGTTCATCGTCACTTGAGCCCTGCTGATGAAATTGACGATCTCGCTGTACAGTCCTTTGACGGTGGTGTTGTACTCGTCGTCCAGGTCGATGGCGATCGGCTTGCTGGTCCGCTTGACGACATCGGCGAGGTCCAGATCCGAAAGTATGTCTTTGCGGTGCAGGCTGAGGCCGTGCGCGATTATCGCGAACGCGTTGTCGTACAGACGCAGGGTCTCTTTCCTCACCGCCTCGATGGCCGTGTCCGGCAGCTCGATGACCGAGTCGTTGAGGTACATCGGCACTGCTGCGGCCGCCGCCTTCTCGGGCATCGTTCGCATCAGGAAACTCACGAGGTGATTGATGAACGGCATCATCACCACGATGCCGATCGTGTTGAAGACACTGTGGAATACGGCGAGTTTCAGCGTGTAGTCGTCGTCGGCGATGCCCACCGACGAGCTGATCAGATTGACCCCCTGAGCGATCTGGTGGATGAACGCGATGGCGATCAGCGCGGTGACCATGTTGAAGATCAGGTGGGCCGCCGCCAGGCGCTTGCCCTGGATGTTCGAACTCATCGAGCCCAGGATGGCGGTGATCGTGGTGCCGATGTTGGCGCCGATCGCAAGCGCCAGGGCGTTTTCGTAGGTGACCTGCTGGGCAGCCAGGGCCGTGATGATGATCACCAGGGTCGCATGACTGGACTGCATGATCACCGTCGCCGCGACGCCGATCAGCGTGAACAGGAATATGCCCGCATAGCCTTCCACCGCGAAGGCGGTCAGGTCGATGGTGTCGCGAAACGCCTCGAAGCCTTCCTTCATGTGATGGATGCCGAGGAACAGGAAGCCCAGCCCGGCCAGGACGTATCCCACACCCTTGAGGTTCTTCGAGCGTTGGAACACCAGGATGATGCCGAATACCAGCATGGGCATCGCATATGCCGATATCTTGACCTTGAGCCCGAAGCCCGCGATCAGCCAGGCGCCGGTCGTGGTACCCAGATTCGCACCGAAGATGATCCCTATGCCGGCCGCCAGTCCGATCAGGCCGGCGCTGAGAAAGGAGATCGTGATGACGGATACCAGCGAACTCGACTGCATCAGCGTGGTGGTGACGACACCGAAGCTGAGCGACTTCCAGAGCCCCTCCGTGGTCTTGCGCAACAGCCGTTCGAGCAGGCCGCCGGTAAAGGCCTTGAAACCGTCTTCGAGCGCGAGCATGCCAAACAGGAAGATCGCGACCCCGGCGGATATCTCCTTGAAGTCCGGACTGATCCAGAAACCGTACGCGAGGATGGCGAGGATTGTCGGGAGTATTATCTTTTTCATAGCATCATGGGCGCCATCGCCAACAAGGAAGCTTGCACAACCAAAGGTATCCGTACCGCCGATCGTGTGTCCTCGTGCGGTGTCTCACGTCGCGTCCCGGATCGCCGCTTTCAGCGACGAACTCGAAGATCTCGCCGAGGTATCGGCAGGTCGCGCACTCCAAGGAATGCTAGCACAGGCAAAGCGCAGGCCCGTCGACGCGTGTAACTCCCGGGTGAAGGCGCGGCCGATCGGCTTGGCGGTTGTCAATGAAACAGGTAGTCGCGGTCACATGGCCGGTAGTTGCTCACGACCCCCATCGCGTCCAGAAGGCCGAGTAGAAAAGCCGTCGCTGAGATGCGTCCCAAGCCACCGGCGATGCATGCAGACTCGTTGAATGCGGAGACCTGGTCACGCCGCCCGTTGGGTGCGATGGTAAACGCCGGTACGGGGTCGCCGCAGTGGCGGCCGCGGTTGCTGTCGGTGGAATGATCGCCGGTGACCGCGATCGCGAGATCCGGGCGCCGCAACGCGTCGAGCATCCGGTCGACGCGTTCCAGGCAGGCTTTCTTGCCCAATGGATCGCGGTCGTGGGCGCAGATGTCCGGACCCTTGATGTGCAGGAAGACGAGGTCCCGATGCTCGAGTTCGGCGAGTGCGGCGGCGAGCTTGCCCTCCAGGTCGGTGTGCGGCAGGGCGCTGAATCCCGGTTTGCGGACCGTGTGAAAGCCGAACAGCCGACCCAGTCCCTCCACGGTGCGTTCGCCGGCGATCACCGCAGCGTCAACCCCCAGTGAAGTCACGAGGTTGCGCAAAGGTGCCACGCTGCCGGGACTGCGCGTGATGATGCCTGTAGCGGGGAGCAGGCCGCGCGCCTCCCGATCGGCATTCACCGGATGTTCCACCAGCCGACGGTGTGCCTCCTCGACGAACCGGTTGACTGCACGCGCTGTGCGCTGCGCCGCCTCGTCGGTAGCATCTGCAGCCGTTGCGGGCCTCACGCCCGCACTCATGCGGCCGCTACCCGGATCGGTATCCGAAACCGCGCTCGACAGGCCTGCGCCGCGCAGCAGGAGCACCGCACGGTGCTGGGTCGTCGGATACAGGCTGCCCGTGATCCCGTCACCGAGCGGGATATCACGCAGCGCAGCCGCGAGATCTTCGGTCTGCTCGAGGATACGACCGCTGCGGCGGTCGCGGATCTGCAACCTGCCCTCCTGCGCTTCGAGGGTTGCGAAATTGCAGCGAAACAGGACATCCCCCGGCTGCACCGGCAGGCCGATGCCCGCTGCCTCGACCGGACCCCGCGCAAGAACGGTCGCATCGGCGGGTGCCAGACCCATCAGGACACCCGTTCCGATATGGGTGCCAACGGGGGCACCGGGTGAGAGTGGATCAATCATCCCGGCAACCCCGTCACGCGCCATTCGGTCGAGGACCGGCAGCGACGCGGCCTCGAGCGGTGTCTGCCCCTGCAACTGCGGACAGCTGCGGTCGCCGACGCCGTCGAGAATAATCATCAGCCCCTTGTACTCCACCTCTACCTCCCCGGGATGCCTCTGTACCTTGCCCAAGATTCTAGGGAAACACCCGCTTCAACGTCGGCTCGAGCCTGACCGAGAGATGGTCACCGATGATCCGGAGGATCTCGGCAATCGTGCTCTCGCGATCGTCATTGACCACGATGGGGATCCCTTCCCTGTCGGCCTCGGACAACAGGTACGACTGCAGTTGCCAGATGGCATCGAAGCTTTTCAGATAGCGCTGTGCGCGCCGCTGCATCGCGCTACTGCTGCGACCACGGATCCGCTTGCGCAACACCTCCTGTTTCAGGATAGCCAGCATGATCGGCACCACCACGATATCGTCGCTGTCGCGCAGCCGTTTCACTGTCGTCGCATCGATATGCACGCCCTCCAGCACCATCGAGACACGCTCGCGAACCGCCCGCTGGACCACCGCCTCGCAGGCCACCGCCAGCAGGCCGGTCTGGCCACGATACCCATTGGAGATCTGGTCCTCGAAGTCCGCGGCCCCGGCTGCGTCCGGCAAGGCGCGCCACGCATCGAATGATGACTGGTGGAGGATCGGAAGCAGGCGCTCGGGCATCATCATCCGCATGACCTCGCGCAACATGTCGGTCGATTGGGTGCGGAAGATATCGAGACGGCTCGCCAGTTCGGTCGCAAGCGTGCTCTTGCCGGTCCCTGCGGTGCCACCGATCAACAGCAGCAGCGGTGTACCGCTGCGCTTGAACCGGCGCCAGACCAGGTAGCGCTGTGCCGTTCCCCTGTCGATCTCCCGGGCCAGCATGCGATAAGTCAGGCGACCCAGATAGGATTTGCTGATCTCCTCGCGCTGGCGGGCCAGGAGATGACGGCCGATCAGGCGGCTGAGGTAGCGCGCATCTTCCGGTGCCATGCCGCACAATTCCAGCGACTTGCTGTGATCCTCGATCGAGTACGGCGCCAGATGCCCCTCTTCTCCGCGCACCGTGACGGTACCGGCACCCTCCGTCCGTGATTCATAGCGTTCGGCAATGTCGTCCTTGTGATACCTGCGCAGTCGTTCCGCCACCAGGTCGCGCAACTTCCAGGTCTGGACCTCGGACACGTCACTCAAGGCATCGCGCACCTCGGAGGCGAGGTCGTAGGCCTCCTCGAAATCGAGGCCGATATCCTGCAGGGAACGCGT from Chromatiaceae bacterium harbors:
- a CDS encoding glycerophosphodiester phosphodiesterase, with product MKSNKGFFAVMALGLAVTAGHTNAGGGADDRGGHGGGWHDSGDADQAVQLGPRPYYLVEGLGEGRLKDRLMQCQDGPFYRTDFSIAHRGAAMQFPEHSDVSYRAGARMGAGLVECDVSFTADGELVCRHSECDLHTTTDIVTTALNAKCTVPWTGPGQSPPPKCCTSDLTLDEFKTLQAKMDASNPGAASAEGYLGGTADWRTNLYTGRAQVLSFRESIALNQALGVKHTPELKGAEHQDRIDAIFGSQEAYAQRFVDELIDGGVHPRDAWVQSFNKDDVLYWIQNNPRFGRQAVFLDSIDPTANPAIERLSFDELKDLRRQGIRIFAPPMWALLSVTDNGRIVPSRYARDIKRAGLEIITWTFERADLRQGAAKGGWYYQFDPQGIAVQNDSDMYLALDVLAREVKILGIFSDWPATVTYYANCMGLR
- a CDS encoding HNH nuclease family protein; this translates as MAQDPPRHGRTGRAIDTDKLDRVVADARRASDERASGYREQALKLFPWVCGRCGRTFTRTNLQELTVHHKDMDHDNNPPDGSNWELLCLYCHDNEHQKYEEHMAAMKTGSNAGSGAKNASETRYRPFADLEGLLNKKD
- a CDS encoding metallophosphoesterase → MDKPSPEVKPALLKRIRRAFSGLARCRLLKLRKAYRLVDDSVRVPYEGFPIELKMGGSNGKRLHLYPEYPLVASDKEAGPPNFLLEDPDHSGPGIGGFLRLEPGQKITLGRDDINQLALFDYTDDVEREHLRLVHDGDAVVFKDKTSVGTCISPMLNEEKSERLACLQHLVEIYGGALKPLRKAEALTLINQVNQLMEQEAFRPRDSRGLPGGLLELPAELTPIIVADLHAQIDNLLVILSHNGFLRALERGEACLVIIGDAVHSERSKSLDKMNGSILIMDLIFRLKLRFPERFFFIRGNHDSFAEDVGKGGVPQGLLWKRALREARGKEYRNAMQRFYDLLPYVVASPDFCAVHAAPPGNKVTREMLIDIHQHPELAQEMTRNRMQRRNRPGGYTKGDVKRFRKALGLPPETPFIVGHTPMDQKNTYWLNVGGTDNHHVLYSANDAWVGAFARIGKHMWPLKYPVEPLRRLVNHLAKGKKLKKMRLVRT
- a CDS encoding serine/threonine protein phosphatase; the encoded protein is MKGLPFPLDVKFGHVLVTGPPGAGKSTLIRKLGGWSEEGYLDLSRPRWWTDQALAFRPREIHLGFPFVGYKKALAVIDPEWLQASPHPELELSRILIPPPKRHFLSVNWRQRYVFEFLLPPAEVLFEQRSRRARHGSHPVDRNLSLELVEAQLEVFRQTAQHLCRSGVRVYIREGIGSPPACIVNTELTDG
- a CDS encoding inorganic phosphate transporter translates to METISEYGMIFMVMAVIFGLYMTWGIGANDVANAMGTSVGSGAITVKQAIIIAAVFEFAGAFIAGGSVTKTIRKGIIDPSAITGSPELLVYGMLASLLAAAIWLMIASYRGWPVSTTHSIVGAIVGFAIAGIGMDAVQWGKIGQIVASWVVSPLLGGVIALVLMMSIRKLILNAENPFAKAKTYGPFYVFLVGFVVSLVTLFKGLKHLKLEFSMGESFIIAVVFGLIVAAIGRMMINRVKVDEMAEREFHYASVEKAFVPMMIFTACAMAFAHGSNDVANGIGPLAAVVSIVQSGGEVGQKASLPIWILILGGAGIVVGLATMGWKVMQTIGTKITELTPTRGYCATLAAATTVVLASKTGLPVSTTHIAVGAVMGVGLARGLGALDLRVIGNIVISWVVTLPAGGILAAIFFYVFKGIFG
- a CDS encoding TIGR00153 family protein is translated as MKSTNPFAALFGRSPFRPIQAHMRVVVECVAEVPALFQALLDGDRAKLEAQKAVIFDKEQAADEIKNQLRGHLPKSLLMPVDRRDLLDVLAMQDSIADTAQDIAGLLTERRFEVPPGMAEPLMALVNRCVDTCNHAGKIIEELDELVEMGFRGREASQVEEMVADLNKIEDETDEMGMQLARSLFAQEDSMSAVSVMFWYQLIQWIGDLADYAEKVGDRLRLLIAR
- a CDS encoding Na/Pi symporter, translating into MKKIILPTILAILAYGFWISPDFKEISAGVAIFLFGMLALEDGFKAFTGGLLERLLRKTTEGLWKSLSFGVVTTTLMQSSSLVSVITISFLSAGLIGLAAGIGIIFGANLGTTTGAWLIAGFGLKVKISAYAMPMLVFGIILVFQRSKNLKGVGYVLAGLGFLFLGIHHMKEGFEAFRDTIDLTAFAVEGYAGIFLFTLIGVAATVIMQSSHATLVIIITALAAQQVTYENALALAIGANIGTTITAILGSMSSNIQGKRLAAAHLIFNMVTALIAIAFIHQIAQGVNLISSSVGIADDDYTLKLAVFHSVFNTIGIVVMMPFINHLVSFLMRTMPEKAAAAAVPMYLNDSVIELPDTAIEAVRKETLRLYDNAFAIIAHGLSLHRKDILSDLDLADVVKRTSKPIAIDLDDEYNTTVKGLYSEIVNFISRAQVTMNEEQSNTLFALRAAGRDMVEAIKDTKHMHKNLARYVASDNAAIRDEYNKIRIQLGEVLRHLAEVRAHTEDPLAVLSFDTLKVEMEDQDSTRNGVLEELIRDNKITAPMATSLMNDATYAYDVAKNLVQMGEVLFATGDASMREVERELALTEDEIEELRSELEHHDS